From Candidatus Beckwithbacteria bacterium, one genomic window encodes:
- the pnp gene encoding polyribonucleotide nucleotidyltransferase, with translation MNKTNEFVTKKATIMGKEITFEIGRFAGQATAAVVARIGDSMVLATVVGGGAREDLGYFPLQVEFQEKLYAGGKIKGSRWVKREGRPSDESILTGRVIDRSIRPLFAHNFSNEVQVVITPLSTDEQNEVDVLSICAVSAALSISGLPWNGPIGGIRVGMDKDGKYLAYPTYEERESSAMDLIVSSSKDAIVMVEAGAKEVSEDQMVGALDFAKTQNLEIITAIEELVKEVGKPRMELAESEPLDKAITDELQKQAKPVIEELLKSEAAGKINKEPLYEIAETIHETYPDSRKNELKDYLDKLFKQAARNKIIDTQVRLDGRKMDQIRPLTIDVGMIPRTHGSGMFKRGETQALTLTTLGSPSFGQTIELMDQEIQKRYIHHYNMPPYSVGETGRIGSPSRREIGHGALAERALIPVLPDEDDFPYAIRVVSECVSSNGSTSMASTCGSTLSLMDAGVPIKKPVAGIAMGLMVKDENKPITEGEYVVLTDIQGLEDHIGDMDFKVTGTRDGITAIQMDIKVTGVTTELLTKALDAAKKARLFILDEMAKIIAEPRQQVSQFAPKIKVLHIKKEQIGEVIGSGGKIIRNIIETTGAEVDINDEGRVVVTAVDPEAVQKAADWIEGITREIQVGEVFEAATVVKITDFGAFVEYLPGREGLVHVSKMSADYVSDPHQVVAEGDKVKVRVDDMDEMGRVRLSMLFGEDIEKAKQRNGNGGGDRGDRGGRSGGGFRSGGSDRGGFRSGGSDRGGFRSGGNRRDFGRRDQRSGERRDFSQNRYSNQSSSRREKTTSTPKTMADWNDR, from the coding sequence ATGAACAAAACAAATGAATTTGTGACTAAAAAAGCCACAATTATGGGTAAGGAAATTACCTTTGAAATTGGCCGCTTTGCTGGTCAAGCTACTGCTGCTGTGGTTGCTCGGATCGGTGATTCTATGGTACTAGCAACAGTAGTAGGTGGTGGAGCTCGTGAAGATTTAGGCTATTTTCCCCTGCAAGTTGAGTTTCAAGAAAAACTTTATGCTGGTGGAAAAATCAAAGGTTCCCGTTGGGTTAAACGCGAAGGCCGACCTTCTGATGAATCAATTTTAACTGGTCGAGTCATTGACCGCTCCATCCGGCCCTTATTTGCTCATAATTTTAGTAATGAGGTTCAAGTAGTAATTACTCCTCTATCTACTGATGAGCAAAATGAAGTTGATGTTTTAAGTATTTGTGCAGTTTCAGCTGCCCTATCAATTTCCGGTCTACCCTGGAATGGACCTATTGGCGGTATTCGAGTTGGTATGGATAAAGATGGTAAATACTTGGCATATCCAACCTATGAAGAACGGGAAAGCTCAGCTATGGATCTGATTGTGTCTTCTTCTAAAGATGCCATCGTAATGGTTGAAGCTGGGGCTAAAGAAGTTTCTGAAGACCAAATGGTAGGAGCTTTAGATTTTGCTAAAACCCAAAATCTAGAAATTATTACAGCTATTGAAGAGCTGGTAAAAGAAGTAGGCAAACCCAGAATGGAGCTAGCAGAATCTGAACCTTTGGATAAAGCAATTACTGATGAACTGCAAAAACAGGCCAAACCAGTTATTGAAGAGCTGCTTAAATCTGAAGCTGCTGGCAAGATCAATAAAGAACCTCTGTATGAAATTGCGGAAACGATTCATGAAACTTACCCTGATAGCCGCAAAAATGAGCTAAAAGATTATTTAGACAAACTCTTTAAACAAGCGGCTCGAAATAAAATCATTGATACTCAAGTGAGACTAGATGGTCGTAAGATGGATCAAATTAGGCCTTTAACTATTGATGTTGGGATGATCCCCCGGACTCATGGTAGCGGGATGTTTAAACGAGGTGAAACCCAAGCTTTAACCTTAACTACTCTGGGTTCACCCAGTTTTGGTCAAACTATTGAGTTGATGGATCAGGAAATCCAAAAACGCTACATTCATCACTACAATATGCCTCCTTACTCGGTTGGTGAAACTGGCCGGATTGGTTCCCCTTCCCGTAGGGAAATTGGGCATGGGGCTTTGGCTGAACGGGCTTTAATTCCGGTTTTACCAGATGAAGATGACTTTCCTTATGCGATTCGAGTGGTTTCAGAATGTGTATCTTCCAATGGTTCAACCTCCATGGCTTCGACCTGTGGTTCAACCTTATCTCTAATGGATGCCGGAGTACCTATCAAAAAACCGGTAGCCGGCATTGCTATGGGTCTGATGGTTAAAGACGAGAATAAACCAATTACTGAAGGCGAATATGTGGTTTTAACCGATATTCAAGGTCTAGAAGATCATATTGGTGATATGGATTTTAAAGTGACTGGTACTAGAGATGGTATTACCGCTATCCAAATGGATATCAAAGTCACTGGGGTAACTACCGAGCTTTTGACCAAAGCTTTGGATGCAGCTAAAAAAGCCAGACTCTTTATTCTGGATGAAATGGCTAAAATTATTGCCGAACCTCGGCAGCAAGTTTCTCAATTTGCACCCAAGATCAAAGTTTTACACATCAAAAAGGAACAAATTGGCGAAGTTATTGGTTCAGGTGGCAAGATCATCCGTAACATCATTGAAACTACCGGAGCTGAAGTTGATATCAACGATGAAGGTCGAGTGGTAGTTACTGCCGTTGACCCAGAAGCAGTCCAAAAAGCCGCCGACTGGATTGAAGGTATTACCCGCGAAATCCAGGTTGGTGAAGTTTTTGAAGCTGCTACTGTAGTTAAGATCACTGATTTTGGAGCTTTTGTAGAGTATTTGCCCGGACGGGAAGGTCTAGTCCATGTATCTAAAATGTCAGCCGACTATGTGTCTGATCCTCATCAGGTAGTAGCTGAAGGAGATAAGGTCAAAGTCCGAGTTGATGATATGGACGAAATGGGTAGAGTGAGATTATCAATGCTGTTTGGAGAAGATATTGAAAAAGCTAAACAGCGAAATGGTAATGGCGGCGGCGACCGAGGCGATCGTGGTGGTCGTTCTGGTGGAGGCTTTAGGTCAGGCGGCAGTGATCGAGGTGGTTTTAGATCTGGTGGTAGCGATCGGGGCGGATTCCGTTCCGGTGGTAATCGCCGTGATTTTGGTCGAAGAGATCAACGAAGTGGTGAACGCCGTGATTTTTCACAAAACCGCTACTCAAATCAAAGTAGTAGTAGACGGGAAAAAACCACTTCTACGCCTAAAACCATGGCTGATTGGAATGACCGGTAA
- the rpsO gene encoding 30S ribosomal protein S15: MSLPVDEKQKIIKKFAIKDGDTGSPEVQIALLTHQIKSLTDHLKQHRKDVHSRKGLLSMVSKRRRLLNYLSVKENARYKDILKKLKLKN, from the coding sequence ATGTCTTTACCAGTTGACGAAAAACAAAAAATCATTAAAAAATTTGCTATCAAAGATGGTGATACCGGTAGTCCTGAAGTTCAGATTGCCCTGTTAACTCACCAAATCAAAAGTCTAACTGACCATTTGAAACAGCATCGTAAAGATGTTCATTCCCGCAAAGGTTTACTTTCTATGGTAAGTAAGCGGCGCAGACTCCTAAACTACCTTAGTGTCAAAGAAAATGCCCGCTACAAAGATATTTTGAAAAAATTGAAATTGAAGAACTAA